The following are encoded together in the Penicillium digitatum chromosome 3, complete sequence genome:
- a CDS encoding 40S ribosomal protein uS5: MADAAPRGRGGFGSRGDRGGERGRGRGGRRGRRGPKQEEKEWQPVTKLGRLVKAGKITSMEQIYLHSLPVKEYQIVDFFLPKLKDEVMKIKPVQKQTRAGQRTRFKAIVLIGDSEGHIGLGIKTSKEVATAIRAAITIAKLAVLPVRRGYWGTNLGEPHSLPVKQSGKCGSVSVRLIPAPRGTGLVASPAVKRLLQLAGVQDAYTSSSGSTKTLENTLKATFVAVVNTYGFLTPNLWAENKLIRSPLEEFGDVLRQGKKY; the protein is encoded by the exons ATGGCTGACGCTGCTCCCCGTGGACGTGGTGGTTTCGGTTCGCGCGGCGACCGTGGTGGTGAGCGTGGAcgtggccgtggtggccgTCGCGGCCGTCGTGGCCCCAAgcaggaggagaaggagtgGCAGCCCGTCACCAAGCTCGGCCGTCTCGTCAAGGCCGGCAAGATCACCTCCATGGAGCAGATCTACCTCCACTCTCTGCCCGTCAAGGAGTACCAGATTGTCGACTTCTTCCTGCCCAAGCTCAAGGATGAGGTTATGAAG ATCAAGCCCGTCCAGAAGCAGACCCGTGCCGGTCAGCGTACCCGTTTCAAGGCCATCGTCCTCATCGGTGACTCCGAGGGCCACATCGGTCTCGGAATCAAGACCTCCAAGGAAGTCGCCACCGCCATCCGTGCCGCTATCACCATCGCTAAGCTCGCCGTTCTCCCCGTCCGTCGCGGTTACTGGGGTACCAACCTTGGTGAGCCCCACTCTCTGCCCGTCAAGCAGAGTGGAAAGTGCGGTTCCGTCTCCGTCCGT CTCATTCCCGCCCCCCGCGGTACCGGCCTTGTCGCTTCCCCCGCTGTCAAGCGTCTGCTTCAGCTCGCCGGTGTCCAGGACGCTTACACCTCCTCTTCCGGCTCCACCAAGACCCTCGAGAACACCCTCAAGGCCACCTTCGTCGCTGTCGTCAACACCTACGGTTTCCTTACTCCCAACTTGTGGGCTGAGAACAAGCTCATCCGCAGCCCTCTGGAGGAGTTCGGTGATGTCCTTCGCCAGGGCAAGAAGTACTAG
- a CDS encoding Mpv17/PMP22: protein MLRWYQSNLAKRPILTASITSAFLFGSGDVLAQQAVDRKGLQKHDFARTGRMALYGGAVFGPAATAWFGILQRHVVLKSTASTTAARVAADQVFFAPVQLTCFVSAMAILEGVDPVERWKNAFVPAYKANLMVWPFVQGVNFTFVPVELRLLFVNVISLGWNCLLSLMNSSE, encoded by the exons ATGTTACGCTG GTACCAATCCAACTTGGCAAAGAGGCCCATCCTCACCGCAAGCATCACCAGTGCC TTTCTATTCGGCAGTGGTGATGTTCTAGCACAGCAAGCTGTAGACCGGAAAGGTCTCCAAAAGCACGACTTTGCCCGCACTGGGCGAATGGCTCTATACGGTGGAG CCGTCTTCGGTCCCGCTGCCACTGCCTGGTTTGGCATCCTCCAGCGTCATGTCGTCCTCAAGAGCACTGCGTCCACAACTGCTGCCCGTGTCGCCGCCGATCAAGTCTTCTTTGCCCCGGTCCAGCTCACCTGTTTCGTATCAGCAATGGCTATCCTGGAAGGCGTTGATCCCGTTGAAAGGTGGAAAAATGCCTTTGTTCCAGCTTATAAGGCCAACCTGATGGTCTGGCCATTTGTACAGGGTGTCAACTTTACATTTGTCCCGGTAGAGTTGCGCTTGCTGTTCGTCAATGTTATTAGTTTGG GCTGGAACTGCCTCCTTAGCTTGATGAACAGCAGCGAGTAA